GTAACAGCTGCCTGTAACAAAGATTctgtcattaaatataattccatGGTATATTTTCACTTATTTCATAGCACAGTAACATTTAATCTTACTTTGTGGAGTAATGTGGTGGCAACAATTGTGCAGCTTTCTCAAATCCCTCTGccttttccattattttatcatatatcaaGTCGGGATGATTGCACAGCTTTTTTAAAAGAGTTATGGCAGCTAGAGCTGATAAACGGCTTCCATTCTTTGGATTATCACTCTCTAAAATggacaaagatataaaaaaaaaattttgtatattttattacgtgcTATGTGGAGCTATTGCTCTTTATCCTAAAATTgtcaattaaatgattttagaAACGTACCTtccatagatttttttatactatcgCTCTGTATAAAGTTCTTGTAGAGACGAGTTTGAAGCTCTCCCATTTTTATGCATACTACAAGTTCATGCTTCAGTGGTAGATATTTGGAAAGTAAAGCGCTGGTACGTCTAATGAGACATTTATTAACGACTGATACCAACTCAGCCAAACGTTCCTGGGCGAGTTGACGCTGCCCGTCTGTTGCATCTGCATCTTGGCCACGTAATATGGGTATCTCATACTTTCTCCGAAATtcctgaaaaaataattgaaatgataaagttagaatatatatatatatatattttctttttaaataaattacatgtcaacttttatcgatatatattctatttaccTGTGCAGTTCCTAATAATCCTTGATTAACAAAGTGTACGAGGGAAAAATATTCCAGAAGATCATTTTGTATAGGCGTTCCACTGAGCAACACTCTTCTCTTAGCTTTCAAACCCATCAAGGATTGATAGGTTTGATTTTCACAATTCTTTAAGCGATGACCCTCATCGCATAATACAAGGCCTACTTCATCTTGATGTAATACATGTGCATGCAAGCGAAATGTTTcataacttataattagaatagGAGTTACACATCTACCGCCGTAAGTTTTCATGAATCTGATAAGTTTTGTGTCAATCTCTGCTTTCTTTCCTCCATCAATAGCAAGCgtattaactatattatttaaccATTTGTTAATTTCATTGTACCAATTTTTCACTAAAGAGCTGGGTGCAACAATAATTGCTTTGTCTATTAATGGTTTAGTTTCCGGTCCTGTAGAAACAtttctttaattgtattattttcaccttttttattaatttttaagaagcTTCATATAGATACATTACCTTGCTTCAATAATGTCCATAACAGTGTTATACACTGCAATGTCTTCCCAAGACCCATTTCATCTGCCATAATACACCCGTATGCATTTTCTATACGTTTACCCGTTACACATTCATACATAAATTTCACGCCTTCACGTTGATGCGGCCTTAATACATTGCACAATATAGGATCTACGACTACGTGTACAAGTTGTTTACAtctgcaaaaattatatacataatgtaattgtaattttattttaataattatacatattataatggTTTCAATAAGAATACTTGAACATATGCTATATTTAGAAATGcatgtatttatacatacgGATCAATTTTTAGTCTTTCATGTTCAGATAATTCTGGTGGTGAATAAACGATTAGTGCATTGGGTTCATCAGGATCATGCAATGGTCTACGTGGTCCTGACAGACGTAATCCAAGAACTCGTCCTGATAATCGATAACCAGGTACTGGTATTTTAAAAGGTTTGCTAAGAAGTTTTCTCACTCTTTCTTcctaattaatatcaaatatatatcagaTTTTTCTAGCAAAAATCAAACAAATAAGATctgttacaaataaatttacatgttCGGATACTATTTTTTGCATTGTGTGGATGCCATCATCGGATAGAAGAACAGCTTTACGTTCTGATATCTGTATGTCTTTGACATTTTTGGAAACCCTTCTTTTTGTCTCTGGCGGACAATTTTCAGACAAAGTTATTGTTGCAATATCCTCTGGTATATCCAATAGTAAAGGACGTTTTCCTCGTTGACTGGGTGCCAGTGACCGATTCTTGAAACACACATAAAGAaggaatattatattgtattttaaacttttcgtACAAGACAAGTGAATACTTCAATCAATTTTCTttggtaaatttaattaagttcgtttttataaattataaatacaatataaacacACGTAATGTGAATGACAATTTGATACTCCATATGCTGAAAGAAATCATTTTTCAGAagataatactaataaatgaAACGAAAatgtttctataattattaccaTTTCACtttcaaatattcattttgttgataaattaacaaaatatcttgtaatttgTTGTCGAATACGAATATGGCGCGAACCGCtaaataaaacgaataaaactAACCTATTTAATTGTGATCATTAACTATAAAACGATGCTAGATGTGACACAGcgttgtatttttttgtacgcTAATGGCGCTACGATAGTCATTAAGCGCcaaattcaaatcaaatttgatGACATTTTCTCCTCCTTAGTCGTTTcgagaaaatttctttttaatatgctacttttatttatttcaatcaataataaatacatattaaatgtaaaaattagatgctattaaatgaaaatcttttctttgtttacaaaaatctGCAAccttgaaaagaaaatattaaaaattgcaaagtataaaaaattataaaattaatatatatgtaatatataataatatataatattaaaaatcacaaagtataaaaaaattataaaattaacatatatgaaaaaaagagattatctaatattctaaaataagacaattaatcaaacaaaataattcatgGTAATAGATTAAATAGCATCACTTAAACAAACAAAGCGCTTCAAACAACaattcttctttaattttctatttctaacATGTACATTTTGCATCTCGCAAGAATAATACATGGCATTGTTTTGCTTAAAACATTCTCTAGAAGTAACTGTACATATTGTGttaaacgtttattttttctgtttcagtTGATTCATCAAACGCATAAAGAATCTTAtatatgtgaatttttttcaatggaATGTAGGGAACGCAAAAGTATAACGTGATCGTATAGATGTACTTCTCCATGCTTTTTGTCTACATTAATACTGAATGATATATTACACTTTACAATGGTCGCTTGGTGTGAGTGAACACTGTCGCTTTAAGCACGAGAAATATATGCGTCaaatgttgaaataatatatattcacagtGTTTATTATCTTCATGATGAATAACATGCGTAGTTTTGGATCTGCGACTTGTACATTTGCACACGCAAGATTCCGTAATAAAtctgttataattttcaatttactttACATATCAATATCATTTATGCTATTTACTTTACCTCTCATTGCACAACATCAAAAACGTGTACGATCCTTGTAAGCttgtaacattaatatttatagcgCGTAAATAAGACGCGCTATATTCTTCCAttgtttttccttttattcaaGTGCATATTACACTGCTAAATCattctctttaattattttcttgtcaCATTGTATCAACCTTTTTTGTAAATACACGAGAATAGAGgtgtttatatttcaattaatgtcaatgaaaagatatatcgAGCTTATACGCGATCTTCATcatttaattagtaatttgaACAAGCTTACACGTAAGGCGagacacataaataaaaaggCGATTAATGACGGGAATCCCTCGGATAGAATTCCGCAAGGGTGCTGGCCGGAATTCGCTTAAGCATCTCCTTGGGGAAGATTCGCAACAGTTGCCAGCCGATATCTAACGATTCAAAGACCGTACGGTTTTCGTAGCTACCCTGTGAAATAAAGTTCTTCTCGAATTTCGACAAGAATTCCAAGTACAATAGATCATCTGGCGTCAATGCCTCCTCTCCTACGACGGCTTTCATTGCCTGGACATCCTTTCCAATGGCATAGCAAGCATActgaaaagatatatttatataattgtacaaaaattatatttgaaaacgatatattttaatttaaattatatatacatttaaattatatatatatttcttttttaattataattaaaagttttaaaagtaattatagaaaaaaaaagaaagtagaatataatgtataaaaaagaatatattaaaatatatcaaaattcaatttcgcaatttaataagtttgtatttttttacaatttaatatgataACTTACCAGTTGATTAGATACATCAGAGTGATCTTTTCGTGTCATGCCTTCGCCAATGGCAGACTTCATGAGACGCGACAAGGACGGTAGTACGTTCACAGGTGGATAGATTTGCCTGTTGTGCAGCTGACGATCTACGTAGATCTGACCCTCGGTGATGTAACCAGTGAGATCGGGTATCGGGTGAGTAATATCGTCGTTGGGCATAGTGAGAATCGGAATCTGCGTAATGGAGCCGTTGCGGCCCTCTACACGACCGGCACGCTCATAGATGGTAGCCAGATCGGTGTACATGTAACCGGGGAAACCACGTCTACCCGGTACTTCTTCACGAGCGGCCGATACCTCACGCAACGCTTCGGCGTAAGAGGACATGTCCGTGAGAATGACCAGCACGTGTTTTTCGCACTGATACGCCAGGAATTCAGCCGCCGTCAAGGCCAGACGCGGTGTAATAATTCTTTCAATCGTCGGATCGTTGGCCAAATTCAAAAACAAGCATACGTTCTCCATAGAACCGTTCTCTTCAAAGTCCTGTTTGAAGAAACGTGCAGTCTCCATGTTAACACCCATAGCCGCAAATACGATGGCAAAGTTGTCCTCGTGTGAGTCAAGAACGGATTTACCAGGTACCTTTACAAGACCTGCTTGACGGCAAATTTGCGCGGCGATCtgtcacaaaataaaaattgaagaataaaattttgattaaaaatatcgaaaaaggaaaacttttattttagagagTAAGATTCTATTTAGATGATTGGAGAAACTAATTGTGCGCGTAATTTAAGTAATACTGCGATACCTCGTTATGTGGTAGACCAGCAGCAGAGAAGATGGGAATCTTCTGACCACGAGCAATAGAGTTCATCACGTCGATGGCTGATATTCCAGTTTGAATCATTTCCTCTGGATAAATACGAGACCATGGATTAATAGGCTGTCCTTGAATATCCAAATAATCTTCTGCTAGGATTGGTGGGCCTTTGTCGATCGGTTTTCCTGATCCATTGAATACACGACCCAACATGTCCTCAGACACTGGGGTCCGCAGGATGTCACCGGTGAATTCGCAATGAGTGTTCTTCGCATCAATGCCTGATGTGCCCTCAAAAACTTGAACCACAGCTTTGGAACCAGAGACCTCCAATACTTGTCCAGAACGTAGAGAGCCATCAGCGAGTTTCAGTTGTACAATTTCAGCATACTTTGGGAACTTTACTTCATCCAATATTACCAATGGACCATTTACTCCAGATACTGTCTTATAAGCTGGAAGAAGCAAACAATAGTGTATTAATTACTGATTAGAActgatatgttttttttatattaatggtttttaaataaaataaaattttaaatatttaaaataaaaaaataggaatatgttaaagaattatatattttatactgactgatttttttaaagctgataatatcttgaaatatataatattatatttgtactttTCAAAAGtatcgttaatttttttttgttttttttatatatataaataaggaaATTGAGATGGTATATACGTACACTtgaatgcaataaaaaaatacactatatatatattttccatttaacaTTTacgttaacaaaataaattttgtaagaataatatttatctacttTCATAACTTCTAAAAAAACTTACAGTACCAATTTAATATGGTCAAAATTTTAGACAAATTATAAGACAATCATATTGTtcatcatttatatatcttttgcacTATGTTATGTCATAATCTTCCAGATATTGTCGACGCAGGTTACGCCCGTAGACGAGAAtatcatcaaatatttaaataactgaGTTTTAAAACATCTCAGTGTCATTTCTATAATTCTGAATATTAATCGAGAAgtcatttcaatattttctagaaacctataaaagcaaaattgcGTGTTTGTGCAAACTATTCGAGCGAACACGAATCGTCGTCTGCAGTCACATGACAAGCTCGGTCTCGAGAGTGACAAGTTCGACGGGGAGGTTCTCGGGGGGACAGTTTTCCATTCCTCATCGAGAAAATTCACGAGAAAAGCaagataataaatgttatcaatCAAGATTCTTTGCATACGAAAAAATCACTGAGAATTTCGAGGATCAGCTGATGCAGTCAGGAGGATCGATCAGATGCTACGCCCAATTGAGCCCCGAGTTCTCATCACAGATCTTCGTCGTCGAGGGTTACTTACTGAGACGGGGCTGCGCGATGAAGTCCCGGGACACGGCGAGCACATGTTCCTGGTTTGCCTGGTGATTGCTGATGCCTTTAGAATACATCTCGACTTATGGTTCTTCCGACAGTTCGCACTCGCACGTTATCCACTACTGTCACTACTCGCTCCGACGAATAGCAGAGGATACTAGCTGCGtcgagagagacagagagatgTATCGAGGAGGACAACTGGCGGAGGAGGGATGATCCGGGCGGCCGAATATCCACGAGCGCGGAAAATAATACGCGCAGAAcgtcaaatatataatgcgagatgagagagaatattttttctcgacgAAAAATTGCGTCTTGGAAAAAGTTACGCGTTCCTTGAAACGGTTTGCGAAAAAATTACAACGCGCGCGGGacacgcgagagagagagagagaaggatggAAGACGAGGCACGTGCAATCACGTGGATTGGACTACGTGAATCGTTGAACGTTTGCTTCGAACGAAGCTCGAGGGAGGGAGCTATATTCGGCGCGTGGATAAAAATacacgaaattgagaaaagtcGACAGGCGACAggattattcacacaaaattcAGGGTAATGTTCGTAATTTCTCGATATTCCTCGACATTGAATAATGGAAGATGTCGGCTTCTTTAATACGTGGCGACAATGCATTTGATGACGTTTGTGTTAATTGCGGGATAATATCGTGGAGAGAAAACTGTTCTCTTGGCGTTTATCTCatgtaagtatataatttatttaatcaatatcttGAATGTGTAAATCGTGTcgataatttctaaaattattgtttctattacataatatataaaaatctatgtttatttttattaacgttttgataaatgtttgaaaaatatagatgaaaactattgatatacatatatgtatatatacaagagaTAAGAGATGCAAGAATTAACCTGCAGTAGCCAGCAGGTGGCGTGATTGCCACAAGAAGTCAGGCACAGATCACACGGTACGACGGCTACGTTCATGCGGCTTCGTCTTCGCCGGTGACAGTTGCTCTGACAAGCGCAGGCGGCGGGCGGTGGGGCAGTGGTCGGTCACGTTTTCTGCGGGTAGGACGGTTTTTCTTGGCGCGAATCAGTCCATCCATCCACAGCAAGTGTACGAGAGCGAGCTGTTAGACTGTTCGACACAAAAAGCGATGGCGGCCCTCAAACGAATCACCAGCCTAACCCGGGCGCTCGCGACGGCGACATCCGCGTCGCGGCCTTGCTTCCAGCACGCCTCGAGAAAGACCTACTTCACGTATGTGAATGAACCATCCATGCCGATCCCTAATAAAGAGCCCTGTTGGCTGAAGACCGCCGACGAGGCTATCGAACAGGCTGAACTCGACTCAGGTAAATCGATGATGGTCTTTCTCAGCAAATGGAGCGACGCGATATTTCGTGGCTCTACCGAGTTTTATGACGGTTAATCccatcaattattttaatattacgtaaattttatttccgtaTCATGTTTATCTTATAAGTAAGACTATAACATAAGGAGACAGCAAATCGCTGAATCAGCCTTGTGCATAACATTATTTGTTGACGCAACGAAACCTTGATCATGAGCCTTCGTGATGATTTAACCGTCTTATTAACGGTTATTATTTCGTTATTGTAATGTTAAGATAAGCGTTCAAAGTTTCTCAATttgaataaatcatattttacttattttttttttactctaataggattacttttttgtataacatttaaattatattgtttatcattattaatttttttcggatATATTTCATCACAGTGAAATATAGCCTCGAGTTCTTAACGATGATTAATGTAAATGGGACGATGGTTCATGTAAATGTCAAAGCACATAGGTATACGCAGTTGATCGTCTATTTGCGAGAGtgatttctattaaattgcACTTCCTCCAAGCTGCTTATCGTCCGCAATTGCATTAGATAAAGGCAATGTATGATACGAGGTGCTCTGCAAAGTTtctaacattatatatattctagtttttgtaaacatttatacaaattctTGTTTTTTGACTCAGAATCAGATACAAATTTTACCCaaacattttacaataaacattttttatatagaataatgttGGTTACACATAGAATTAcgtaaatctaatttttatatttgtaattatattctacattttttatataaaaaaaaacaaaatatttaaatcttatcgtgcgcaaaataatatttcaatcttaAGATAGATAAATGATTTGTACGTCGGTACATTTAGCGTAAGATTTAGCGCAAGGTACTCTTTGCAAAACTTTCAGCCGATTGATTTATATGTGGCCAAATTTCGCGCCCCGTCAAGACCCCACTTGCGAGATAATCGATTGCCAGTACTATAAtcaagaatatacatatagccaAATTGCCTTGAATTTTCAGCATTATTTTCGTACAATTGTCACAGTGAATTATTCATAAGCGCGGTGACATAAGTATGCTTGATGTTTTTCTAGCGATGTTTTTTTTCACGCAtcgatattttgcaatatgttttaaaaaatgctgtTTAAATAACAAGGATAATGATATATGTGCTTTAGATTATTGTTTGCAAAGTTTTTCcgatttattcataatttatatgctGGGTAACATCAATACTTCTTCATATTTCCAATATCGATTGCTGTTTGAGTGTTTGATAAGATCGATTCAACACATACGATTATCATGTACTTAATTCATACTTTATTTGTCATAAAGAGAATGTCATTATGAAAGTCATTAAAACACTTGCTGATAAAGAAAACTGATAATCAACCGACAttctttgttattaataacacATAATTTaagtgaagaaaaattaattttagtctctatttatattatttattaatatataaaatttatttatatataatctaatttttggGAGAAAAGctacaaaaaacttttcaaataatataaattcaattcaaGTTGTAAagttaattcatatttatccATGACACCGGTTTTCGTCcttgatatatgaaatgatGTTGTAAGATGTCCTTGTTACTCTTAATGTTTCGTTTGATTCCCGTTAAGCTAAATGAGCTTTCTAATCTTATCTTTACGTTTGTCTTCTGATGCTTCTCATCGCTAAATTTACAAACGACTTCCTTGTCTTGTTCGAGCATcacagttttataataattttctaatatattatatacaaatatatttcggATAGGACTGATAAAAAACTTCACAGCTGACAGTTGTGCAAACGATATTGAACGAGTGAATATACTACCAACATTGACCTCGATATGCAAatctacgtatatatatatatatatatatacatccgAAGTCCAACTTCTGTTTAAATATAGTCCACCATTACCATCGACTAAAATTTTGCCAACATAATAAACTAGATTATTTTCGATGAAAATTTTCACGATGTAAACATCTTTCCGATTTtcttgtgatatttttataggttttttttgtatttaaaaaaattgtatgcaCTTTTTATAAacgaattaatttgtaatttttatttttaatttttccaattttttttatgattcttCTAAACTCGTGTACTAATAATTGAaacatattgaataatatagatatgaGAGATATATGAAATGTCATATGTGCGATATCACATAACATTGCGTGTAACGATCGCATTTCGATAAGATTCGCAaagtaacaatattttctattatac
This Anoplolepis gracilipes chromosome 12, ASM4749672v1, whole genome shotgun sequence DNA region includes the following protein-coding sequences:
- the Vha55 gene encoding V-type proton ATPase subunit B — protein: MYSKGISNHQANQEHVLAVSRDFIAQPRLTYKTVSGVNGPLVILDEVKFPKYAEIVQLKLADGSLRSGQVLEVSGSKAVVQVFEGTSGIDAKNTHCEFTGDILRTPVSEDMLGRVFNGSGKPIDKGPPILAEDYLDIQGQPINPWSRIYPEEMIQTGISAIDVMNSIARGQKIPIFSAAGLPHNEIAAQICRQAGLVKVPGKSVLDSHEDNFAIVFAAMGVNMETARFFKQDFEENGSMENVCLFLNLANDPTIERIITPRLALTAAEFLAYQCEKHVLVILTDMSSYAEALREVSAAREEVPGRRGFPGYMYTDLATIYERAGRVEGRNGSITQIPILTMPNDDITHPIPDLTGYITEGQIYVDRQLHNRQIYPPVNVLPSLSRLMKSAIGEGMTRKDHSDVSNQLYACYAIGKDVQAMKAVVGEEALTPDDLLYLEFLSKFEKNFISQGSYENRTVFESLDIGWQLLRIFPKEMLKRIPASTLAEFYPRDSRH
- the Okr gene encoding DNA repair and recombination protein RAD54-like, which translates into the protein MNRSLAPSQRGKRPLLLDIPEDIATITLSENCPPETKRRVSKNVKDIQISERKAVLLSDDGIHTMQKIVSEHEERVRKLLSKPFKIPVPGYRLSGRVLGLRLSGPRRPLHDPDEPNALIVYSPPELSEHERLKIDPCKQLVHVVVDPILCNVLRPHQREGVKFMYECVTGKRIENAYGCIMADEMGLGKTLQCITLLWTLLKQGPETKPLIDKAIIVAPSSLVKNWYNEINKWLNNIVNTLAIDGGKKAEIDTKLIRFMKTYGGRCVTPILIISYETFRLHAHVLHQDEVGLVLCDEGHRLKNCENQTYQSLMGLKAKRRVLLSGTPIQNDLLEYFSLVHFVNQGLLGTAQEFRRKYEIPILRGQDADATDGQRQLAQERLAELVSVVNKCLIRRTSALLSKYLPLKHELVVCIKMGELQTRLYKNFIQSDSIKKSMEESDNPKNGSRLSALAAITLLKKLCNHPDLIYDKIMEKAEGFEKAAQLLPPHYSTKQLLPELSGKLMVLDCLLASIKTTTNDKIVLVSNYTQTLDLFEKLCSKRSYNYVRLDGTMTIKKRSKVVDNFNSDSSSDFIFMLSSKAGGCGLNLIGANRLVMFDPDWNPANDDQAMARVWRDGQKKPCFVYRFLSTGTIEEKIFQRQAHKKALSSTVVDQEDDVARHFTINDLRDLFKLEENTVSDTHDKFKCKRCVNGIEVKGPPEQSDCNSDLSEWRHSHNPRHLPDIPLRQCWVSGISFVFHHRSHEHVK